Proteins encoded within one genomic window of Nonomuraea gerenzanensis:
- a CDS encoding Na+/H+ antiporter subunit A — protein sequence MESLLLLHAVVAACAPWLAARLGRSCFAVLAVPPAAAFCYTGWLATRPLPVRESTPWALGMELSFRVDPLAVLMMALVTGVGVLVLCYSARYLPAGDDGLGRYGGAMVAFAGSMLGLVTADDLLLLYVFWELTTVFSYLLIGYDPESRMSRQAAMKALTVTTFGGLAMLAGFVLLGQAAGTYQLSQLRPQDVAPATVVLVLAGALSKSAVFPFSTWLPAAMAAPTPVSAYLHAAAMVKAGVYLLARLGPALGELALWRAVAVPLGVLTMLLGGWRALRENDLKRLLAYGTVGQLGFLVVLFGSGTEGAALAGVGMLLAHALFKAALFLVVGIVDHAAGTRDLRELSGLWRAMPWVCGVAVLAGASMAGLPPLVGFAGKEAALEALLDAPVALAGVVAGSALTTAYTLRFLWGAFARKGEREREAGPVHPVPAAMFGPAALLSVLGLALAPLAPWYEAAMAPYTGTFRDPGHHSHLAVWSGLSFPLLLSAAALAAGVLLFLAREPVARAGVALHLVDSGQVFWTLVRRLDRFAIQATGFIQRGSVPDYLMLTLLATVGVGLFSIVYGGEPHLDVPVVAWQRPEQPAIVVLLAAAAILALFSRAYVLLALVVGLTGYGTALLFLVHGSPDLALTQFLAETLSLVVFALVLRRLPIQPEKGRLAFPFRLGLGLAVGVVAAGAGMLAMAARGTEPVGALMRGATLEAGARNMVSAIILDIRAWDTLGESAVLIVLTLGVTSLVFLRRRSYAIERDRSGQRPEERTHWLAATLPKGQRALAFEVAARLTFHTVLALSVFLLFIGHSGVGGGFAGGIVAGLAITVRFLAGGRNELATAVPVHAGVLMGVGLTLSAGTALAGLLFGRAALDMLATDVSVPLVGHVHLSTGLLFDLGVYVSVIGMVQDVLRALGAELDRQIDADDGRQGSTA from the coding sequence ATGGAGTCGCTGCTGCTGCTGCACGCGGTCGTGGCTGCCTGCGCTCCCTGGCTCGCCGCCCGCCTGGGCCGCTCCTGCTTCGCCGTGCTGGCCGTCCCTCCGGCCGCGGCGTTCTGCTACACCGGCTGGCTGGCGACGCGCCCGCTGCCCGTGCGGGAGAGCACCCCGTGGGCGCTGGGCATGGAGCTGTCCTTCCGCGTGGACCCCCTGGCCGTCCTCATGATGGCGCTGGTCACCGGCGTCGGCGTGCTCGTGCTCTGCTACAGCGCCCGCTACCTGCCCGCGGGCGACGACGGGCTCGGCCGCTACGGCGGCGCGATGGTGGCCTTCGCCGGCTCGATGCTGGGCCTGGTCACCGCCGACGACCTGCTGCTGCTGTACGTCTTCTGGGAGCTGACCACCGTCTTCTCCTACCTGCTCATCGGGTACGACCCCGAGAGCCGCATGAGCCGGCAGGCCGCGATGAAGGCGCTCACGGTCACCACGTTCGGCGGCCTGGCGATGCTGGCCGGGTTCGTGCTGCTGGGGCAGGCGGCGGGCACGTACCAGCTGTCGCAGCTCCGCCCCCAGGACGTGGCCCCGGCCACGGTGGTGCTGGTGCTGGCGGGAGCGCTGTCGAAGTCGGCCGTCTTCCCGTTCAGCACGTGGCTGCCCGCCGCGATGGCCGCCCCCACGCCCGTGTCGGCGTACCTGCACGCGGCGGCCATGGTGAAGGCCGGAGTGTACCTGCTGGCCCGGCTGGGCCCGGCGCTCGGCGAGCTGGCCCTGTGGCGGGCGGTCGCGGTGCCGCTGGGCGTGCTGACGATGCTGCTGGGCGGCTGGCGGGCGCTGCGGGAGAACGATCTGAAGCGGCTGCTGGCCTACGGCACGGTCGGGCAGCTCGGGTTCCTGGTGGTGCTGTTCGGCTCGGGCACGGAGGGGGCGGCGCTGGCCGGGGTGGGCATGCTGCTGGCGCACGCGCTGTTCAAGGCGGCGCTGTTCCTGGTGGTGGGGATCGTCGACCACGCGGCGGGCACCCGGGACCTGCGGGAGCTGAGCGGGCTGTGGCGGGCGATGCCGTGGGTGTGCGGGGTGGCGGTGCTGGCGGGGGCGTCGATGGCGGGGCTGCCGCCGCTGGTGGGGTTCGCCGGCAAGGAGGCGGCGCTGGAGGCGCTGCTGGACGCGCCGGTGGCGCTGGCGGGGGTGGTGGCGGGCTCGGCGCTGACGACCGCCTACACGTTGCGGTTCCTCTGGGGCGCCTTCGCGCGCAAGGGTGAGCGGGAGCGCGAGGCGGGGCCGGTGCATCCGGTCCCGGCGGCCATGTTCGGGCCCGCCGCGCTGCTGTCCGTCCTGGGCCTGGCGCTGGCGCCGCTGGCCCCCTGGTACGAGGCCGCCATGGCCCCCTACACCGGGACGTTTCGCGACCCGGGCCACCATTCCCACCTGGCGGTCTGGAGCGGCCTGTCGTTCCCGCTGCTGCTGTCGGCGGCGGCACTGGCGGCCGGGGTGCTGCTGTTCCTGGCCAGGGAGCCGGTGGCGCGGGCGGGGGTGGCGCTGCACCTGGTGGACTCCGGCCAGGTCTTCTGGACGCTGGTCCGGCGCCTGGACCGGTTCGCCATCCAGGCGACCGGTTTCATCCAGCGCGGCTCCGTGCCCGATTACCTCATGCTGACACTCCTCGCGACGGTCGGAGTGGGGCTGTTCTCCATCGTCTACGGGGGCGAGCCTCACCTGGACGTGCCGGTCGTCGCCTGGCAGCGGCCCGAGCAGCCGGCGATCGTCGTGCTGCTCGCGGCCGCGGCGATCCTGGCGCTGTTCTCCCGCGCGTACGTGCTCCTCGCCCTGGTGGTCGGCCTGACCGGGTACGGCACGGCGCTGCTGTTCCTGGTGCACGGCTCCCCCGACCTGGCGTTGACCCAGTTCCTGGCCGAGACGCTGAGCCTGGTCGTGTTCGCGCTGGTGCTGCGGCGGCTGCCGATCCAGCCGGAGAAGGGGCGGCTGGCGTTCCCGTTCCGGCTGGGGCTGGGGCTGGCGGTGGGGGTGGTGGCCGCGGGAGCGGGCATGCTGGCGATGGCGGCGCGCGGCACCGAGCCGGTCGGCGCGCTCATGCGCGGGGCGACGCTGGAGGCGGGCGCCCGCAACATGGTCAGCGCCATCATCCTCGACATCCGCGCCTGGGACACGCTGGGCGAGAGCGCCGTGCTCATCGTGCTGACGCTGGGCGTGACCAGCCTGGTGTTCCTGCGGCGCAGGTCGTACGCCATCGAGCGGGACCGCAGCGGGCAGCGGCCGGAGGAGCGCACGCACTGGCTGGCGGCCACGCTGCCGAAGGGGCAGCGGGCGCTGGCGTTCGAGGTGGCGGCGCGGCTGACGTTCCACACGGTGCTGGCGTTGTCGGTGTTCCTGCTGTTCATCGGGCACAGCGGGGTCGGGGGTGGGTTCGCGGGCGGCATCGTGGCCGGGCTGGCGATCACGGTGCGGTTCCTGGCAGGCGGCAGGAACGAGCTGGCCACGGCCGTGCCGGTGCACGCGGGCGTGCTGATGGGCGTGGGGCTGACGCTGTCGGCGGGCACGGCGCTGGCCGGGCTGTTGTTCGGACGGGCGGCGCTGGACATGCTGGCCACGGACGTGAGCGTGCCGCTGGTGGGGCACGTGCACCTGTCCACGGGGCTGCTGTTCGATCTGGGCGTGTACGTGTCGGTGATCGGCATGGTGCAGGACGTGCTGCGGGCGCTGGGCGCCGAGCTGGACCGCCAGATCGACGCGGACGACGGCAGGCAGGGGAGCACCGCGTGA
- a CDS encoding alpha/beta hydrolase: MAVTGLTGAAAATAPVGLDSYYGQPLAWAACGNGYECGKLSVPLDYARPSGKQIKLSMVRLPATGKKVGSIVLNFGGPGGSGVDTLKASRDAVSADIRERFDVVSFDPRGVGGSAPVRCFDTLDLDAYFAIDPTPDTKVEVKKAENWDKVFANYCAKNSGTELLAHVGTVDSARDMDVMRAALGEARLTYLGFSYGTYLGSVYADLFPKRIRAMVLDGAEDPSENAQDLAADQDRAFEVATESFMKDCFERAGCPFREHTIEGAQEQLDELYTRADKSPLRNEYDGRQVTEAVVSAAVDYSMYDPRSWPRLRKALAEAYDGDGTELLLLADESNGRRPDGRYDNSFEALMAINCVDHPENPCPHWPVKGTRYPKKVQAKGSPPIVVVGTTRDPATPYKLAQSLAGQLAHGVLLTNDADGHTGYRRGSACLDRKVDQYLITAKAPQAGTCRDPHPEA, encoded by the coding sequence ATGGCGGTCACCGGTCTTACCGGCGCTGCCGCGGCCACCGCGCCGGTCGGGCTCGATTCCTACTACGGTCAGCCTCTGGCCTGGGCCGCGTGCGGCAACGGGTACGAGTGCGGGAAATTGTCGGTGCCCCTGGACTACGCGCGACCCAGCGGCAAGCAGATCAAGCTCAGCATGGTCCGGCTCCCGGCGACCGGGAAGAAGGTCGGCTCGATCGTGCTCAATTTCGGCGGCCCCGGCGGGTCCGGCGTGGATACGCTCAAGGCGAGCAGGGATGCCGTTTCCGCGGACATCCGGGAGCGGTTCGACGTCGTCAGTTTCGATCCGCGCGGCGTCGGCGGTTCTGCGCCGGTGCGCTGTTTCGACACGCTGGATCTGGACGCGTATTTCGCGATCGATCCGACGCCCGACACCAAGGTCGAGGTCAAGAAAGCAGAAAACTGGGACAAAGTTTTCGCAAACTATTGTGCCAAGAATTCGGGCACAGAACTGCTCGCCCACGTGGGCACGGTGGATTCCGCGCGCGACATGGACGTGATGCGCGCCGCGCTGGGTGAGGCCCGGCTGACCTACCTCGGTTTCTCCTACGGCACCTACCTGGGCTCGGTCTACGCGGACCTGTTCCCGAAGCGGATCCGCGCGATGGTGCTCGACGGCGCCGAGGACCCCTCGGAGAACGCCCAGGACCTCGCGGCCGACCAGGACCGCGCCTTCGAGGTGGCGACGGAGTCGTTCATGAAGGACTGCTTCGAGCGCGCCGGCTGCCCGTTCCGCGAGCACACCATCGAAGGCGCGCAGGAGCAGCTCGACGAGCTGTACACGCGGGCCGACAAGTCGCCGTTGCGCAACGAGTACGACGGCAGGCAGGTCACCGAGGCCGTCGTGAGCGCCGCCGTCGACTACTCCATGTACGATCCCCGCAGCTGGCCCCGGCTGCGCAAGGCGCTGGCGGAGGCGTACGACGGCGACGGCACGGAGCTGCTGCTGCTGGCCGACGAGAGCAACGGGCGCCGCCCCGACGGCCGCTACGACAACAGCTTCGAGGCCCTCATGGCCATCAACTGCGTCGACCACCCCGAGAACCCGTGCCCGCACTGGCCGGTCAAGGGGACGCGGTACCCGAAGAAGGTGCAGGCCAAGGGCTCGCCGCCGATCGTGGTGGTGGGCACCACGCGGGACCCGGCGACGCCGTACAAGCTGGCGCAGTCGCTGGCCGGGCAGCTCGCGCACGGCGTGCTGCTGACGAACGACGCCGACGGGCACACCGGCTACCGCCGCGGGTCGGCCTGCCTGGACCGCAAGGTGGACCAGTACCTGATCACGGCCAAGGCCCCGCAGGCGGGCACCTGCCGCGATCCCCACCCCGAGGCCTGA
- a CDS encoding SRPBCC family protein, which translates to MAEFEATRGMPAESTVVFGVASDVDLMDRWLPQGLSVHDSGPGTIEADGSLVPGNGKHEGLFRASEEQLRVEWGGRDHPDYSGWLQVSDSAAGTSEVTVHISLLDEAESGARAEEVRELLDRSLDQLADEVQRRVSDAG; encoded by the coding sequence ATGGCGGAGTTCGAGGCGACACGCGGGATGCCGGCGGAGAGCACGGTGGTGTTCGGAGTGGCGTCCGATGTGGATCTCATGGACCGGTGGCTGCCGCAGGGCCTGTCCGTCCATGACAGCGGGCCCGGCACGATCGAGGCGGACGGGTCGCTGGTGCCGGGGAACGGGAAACACGAAGGCTTGTTCCGCGCGTCCGAGGAGCAGCTCCGGGTGGAGTGGGGCGGGCGGGATCATCCCGATTATTCGGGCTGGCTGCAGGTGTCCGACTCGGCCGCTGGCACCAGCGAGGTGACTGTGCACATCAGCCTGCTGGATGAGGCCGAGTCCGGGGCCCGGGCCGAGGAGGTGCGGGAGCTGCTGGATCGGTCGTTGGATCAGCTGGCGGATGAGGTGCAGCGGCGGGTGTCCGACGCTGGTTGA
- a CDS encoding TIGR02677 family protein, whose product MRRGESGAMAEPPRMPPEMFRFTSTERADLHTAVLYAFGEADERLETALTVDEVRERLRSVGWYAPVSEQDLSGTLRQLTGWGLLDVIFNHAGSFATAEEYERRNLQYALTRRGEAAYAGVRHAMAALSSFGALQTAVLDAIADRLGELDGLLRDPDPGRNRRIFAGLQELEGHLDALRTNTRRFNGELQRLLRVEGADLATFHEVKAATVAYLQEFVTNLEQRGETIAAALEAVEGHTGNGAGNGAGNGAGNGAGNGAGNGAELLHARALDGAGLPAVPGTDHAAPWLAARTAQWEDLRAWFAPADGSMPRVRRLHDVARRAIVSLLQVLGRITDSRRRSSSAAADFRTLARWFATAPGEDDAHRLWDAAFGLGSARHAHLGHADAELIPSGVPWAEAEPVEVSALLRSRGRTERMGRTGKVRDVAALKAGRRERAEKERAELEAAWSALATTGAMRLSQLGKLDHETFGRLLDLLGRALAERPDSTGFRRAVTSDGRVEIVLRTPEDGAVAVLRTPEGWFRGPDYLIDVRTLGETGLSERVVNA is encoded by the coding sequence GTGCGGCGAGGGGAGAGCGGGGCGATGGCGGAGCCGCCACGGATGCCGCCGGAGATGTTCCGGTTCACCAGCACCGAGCGGGCGGACCTGCACACCGCGGTCCTCTACGCGTTCGGCGAGGCCGACGAGCGGCTGGAGACGGCGCTGACGGTGGACGAGGTGCGCGAGCGGCTGCGCTCGGTGGGATGGTACGCGCCGGTCTCCGAGCAGGACCTGTCCGGGACGCTCAGGCAGCTCACGGGGTGGGGGCTGCTCGACGTGATCTTCAATCACGCGGGGAGCTTCGCCACCGCCGAGGAGTACGAGCGCAGGAACCTGCAGTACGCGCTGACCAGGCGAGGTGAGGCGGCGTATGCCGGGGTGCGGCACGCGATGGCGGCGCTGTCCTCTTTTGGAGCGTTGCAAACGGCGGTGCTGGACGCGATCGCCGACCGGCTGGGCGAGCTGGACGGGCTGCTGCGCGACCCGGACCCCGGCCGGAACCGGCGGATCTTCGCCGGGCTGCAGGAGCTGGAGGGGCATCTCGACGCGTTGCGCACCAACACCAGGCGGTTCAACGGCGAGCTGCAGCGGCTGCTGCGGGTCGAGGGGGCGGATCTGGCGACGTTCCATGAGGTCAAGGCCGCGACGGTGGCCTACCTGCAGGAGTTCGTGACGAACCTGGAGCAGCGCGGCGAGACGATCGCCGCAGCGCTGGAGGCGGTGGAGGGCCACACGGGCAACGGTGCGGGCAACGGCGCGGGCAACGGCGCGGGCAACGGCGCGGGCAACGGCGCGGGCAACGGCGCCGAGTTGCTGCATGCTCGTGCCCTGGACGGCGCCGGCCTCCCCGCAGTGCCGGGCACCGACCACGCCGCGCCCTGGCTCGCGGCGCGCACGGCCCAATGGGAGGACCTGCGGGCGTGGTTCGCGCCCGCGGACGGCAGCATGCCGAGGGTGCGCCGGCTGCACGACGTGGCCCGGCGCGCCATCGTCTCGTTGTTGCAGGTGCTCGGCCGGATCACCGACTCGCGCCGCCGCTCGTCCAGCGCCGCCGCCGACTTCCGTACGCTGGCCCGCTGGTTCGCCACCGCGCCCGGTGAGGACGACGCGCACCGGTTGTGGGACGCGGCGTTCGGGCTGGGCTCGGCCAGGCACGCGCATCTCGGGCACGCCGACGCCGAGCTCATCCCGTCCGGGGTGCCGTGGGCGGAGGCCGAGCCGGTCGAGGTGTCGGCGCTGCTGCGTTCGCGCGGGCGTACGGAGCGGATGGGGCGCACGGGCAAGGTGCGGGACGTGGCCGCACTGAAGGCCGGGCGCAGGGAGCGCGCCGAGAAGGAGCGGGCCGAGCTGGAGGCCGCCTGGTCGGCGCTGGCGACGACGGGGGCGATGCGGCTGTCGCAGCTCGGCAAGCTCGACCATGAGACGTTCGGGCGGCTGCTCGACCTGCTCGGCCGGGCGCTGGCCGAGCGGCCCGACTCGACCGGGTTCCGGCGGGCCGTCACCTCGGACGGGCGGGTGGAGATCGTGCTGCGGACGCCGGAGGACGGTGCGGTGGCCGTGCTGCGTACGCCCGAGGGGTGGTTCCGCGGGCCCGACTACCTGATCGACGTGCGGACCCTCGGCGAGACCGGGCTGAGTGAGCGGGTGGTGAACGCATGA
- a CDS encoding TIGR02678 family protein yields MRGLANQLVRAEKEEIARAIRTLLGRPLVSAHDDPAAFDLIRKRRGPLIQWFDYFCGWRLIVEPRQGYARLVKVGPPGPRPATRPARRPRATRAPFDRRRYTLLCLCAAELLAAPVTTIGMLAQRVAQAAAVEPDVPAFDPVRNDERAAFVDALKLLEQYGALAAMDGATEAYLGDEDAKVLYRVDTTRVIRLLAAPVPPSRIAADMIGAGGGGGGVLEELTVEARYGGDDPTDTQRTLWARHSLIRRLLDEPVVYGDELTPAQSAYAASPAGRRLLRRAAEEAGFVLEERAEGLLLVDPDAIATDTRFPDDGSHAKVAALLMLDLLVTAGPVTAGRLDAEAARLLRQFPQWAKAYQSDGGGPRLAADALEVLTQFGLARRGGDQVAALPAAARYRVERVVQEDS; encoded by the coding sequence ATGAGGGGCCTGGCCAACCAGCTCGTCAGAGCCGAGAAGGAGGAGATCGCCCGCGCTATCCGGACGTTGCTCGGCCGTCCTCTCGTCTCCGCGCACGACGACCCCGCCGCCTTCGACCTGATCAGGAAGCGGCGGGGGCCGCTGATCCAGTGGTTCGACTACTTCTGCGGCTGGCGGCTGATCGTGGAGCCGCGCCAGGGGTATGCGCGTCTGGTCAAGGTGGGCCCGCCCGGTCCGCGCCCGGCGACGCGGCCCGCACGGCGCCCGCGCGCCACCCGGGCGCCGTTCGACCGCCGTCGTTACACGCTGCTGTGCCTGTGCGCGGCCGAGCTGCTCGCCGCGCCGGTGACCACGATCGGGATGCTGGCGCAGCGGGTGGCTCAGGCGGCCGCCGTCGAGCCGGACGTGCCCGCGTTCGATCCGGTCAGGAACGATGAGCGGGCCGCCTTCGTGGACGCGCTCAAGCTGCTGGAGCAGTACGGCGCGCTCGCGGCGATGGACGGGGCCACCGAGGCATACCTGGGGGATGAGGACGCCAAGGTGTTGTACCGGGTGGACACGACCCGGGTGATCCGGCTGCTGGCCGCGCCGGTGCCGCCGTCCAGGATCGCCGCGGACATGATCGGTGCGGGCGGCGGCGGTGGGGGCGTGCTGGAGGAGCTGACCGTGGAGGCCAGGTACGGCGGGGACGACCCGACCGACACCCAGCGCACCCTGTGGGCCCGCCACTCCCTCATCCGCCGCCTGCTCGACGAGCCCGTCGTCTACGGTGACGAGCTCACCCCCGCCCAATCCGCCTACGCAGCCTCACCGGCCGGCCGCCGGTTGCTGCGCCGCGCGGCGGAGGAGGCCGGGTTCGTGCTGGAGGAGCGGGCCGAGGGGCTGCTGCTCGTCGATCCGGACGCCATCGCCACCGACACCAGGTTCCCCGACGACGGCAGCCACGCCAAGGTGGCCGCCCTGCTCATGCTCGACCTGCTCGTCACCGCCGGCCCCGTCACCGCCGGGCGGCTCGACGCCGAGGCCGCCAGGCTGCTGCGGCAGTTCCCGCAGTGGGCCAAGGCCTACCAGTCCGACGGCGGCGGCCCGCGGCTGGCCGCCGACGCGCTGGAGGTGCTCACGCAGTTCGGGCTGGCCCGTCGTGGTGGCGATCAGGTCGCCGCCCTGCCCGCCGCGGCCCGGTATCGGGTCGAGCGCGTCGTACAGGAGGATTCGTGA